Proteins found in one Nostoc commune NIES-4072 genomic segment:
- a CDS encoding ribbon-helix-helix domain-containing protein, translating into MSKRFSVTVPDYVFEDLEAIARIQGRPTATLVAFLVEAFVRDAREKGELPSAKPPKQDGAA; encoded by the coding sequence GTGAGTAAAAGATTTTCAGTAACCGTTCCAGATTATGTTTTTGAAGATTTAGAGGCGATCGCACGAATCCAAGGGAGACCGACCGCTACCTTGGTTGCTTTTCTTGTAGAAGCATTTGTAAGGGATGCGCGAGAAAAAGGAGAGCTACCCTCAGCGAAACCGCCCAAGCAAGATGGTGCAGCATGA
- a CDS encoding relaxase/mobilization nuclease domain-containing protein, producing MITKVKANKSFRGTTKYVLEKEKAKIIGGNMYGKSTNQLVEQFTLSAHLNPQLKDPCYHLMLSVPKNDRTLNDDELANLSQRHLASVIVLSRLQGDESQVKQPDKRIDDSKLKQLVDDFIETELPAYDFFIARHSDKEHDHTHIVASRVNNLDGKSIRTWNNFAHSEHSARLLEREFQLTPVQSSWESKQKAMTRNQLERVERDGLPGEEIMRRAIEQVAVNKPTIQELIEQLWREHQVKAIVSYYGHGGVRGIKFGIDIGSVNEDGSPRLLWKQGGNLNKYKCSFTKLQTELGINYDPLRDDSEIKRLNKFLESVDNSQLNQQVISTILPKKAQAIAETKHQLAPAKSDAKQRASSELINTISDLISQSVVESTLSETLPQLTEQLSQVRQQSEAVRTAFDDLESAITQELQSHVEKRAILSIFDYIEQSTVSSALTETVLELTQQLSQYKEGLVLQLKLHLKTWMQCLRLSCNHI from the coding sequence ATGATTACTAAAGTCAAAGCTAACAAATCATTTCGTGGCACTACTAAATATGTGCTTGAGAAAGAGAAAGCCAAAATTATTGGCGGGAATATGTATGGTAAAAGCACCAATCAACTGGTGGAGCAGTTTACCTTATCAGCCCATCTTAACCCGCAGCTAAAAGACCCATGCTATCACCTAATGCTTAGTGTACCGAAAAATGATAGAACGCTAAATGATGACGAATTAGCTAATCTGTCCCAACGTCACTTGGCATCGGTCATTGTACTATCGCGGCTTCAAGGTGATGAGTCCCAAGTTAAACAACCTGATAAAAGGATAGACGACAGCAAACTAAAACAGCTAGTTGATGATTTTATAGAAACTGAATTACCAGCTTATGACTTCTTTATAGCGCGGCACTCAGACAAAGAACACGACCACACCCACATCGTTGCATCTAGAGTCAATAACCTAGATGGTAAATCTATTCGTACCTGGAACAATTTCGCCCATTCGGAACACTCAGCCCGACTACTAGAGCGAGAATTTCAGCTAACCCCAGTCCAAAGTAGTTGGGAGAGTAAGCAAAAGGCTATGACTCGTAACCAACTTGAACGAGTCGAGCGCGATGGACTTCCCGGCGAAGAAATAATGCGCCGAGCGATTGAGCAAGTGGCAGTAAATAAACCCACAATACAAGAGCTAATTGAGCAGTTGTGGAGAGAGCATCAAGTCAAAGCCATCGTTAGTTATTACGGTCATGGTGGGGTAAGGGGTATTAAATTTGGTATTGATATTGGCTCAGTTAATGAAGATGGTAGCCCCCGTTTGCTCTGGAAACAGGGAGGTAATCTCAATAAATATAAGTGTTCCTTTACAAAGCTCCAGACAGAATTGGGGATAAACTACGACCCCTTACGGGACGATAGCGAAATTAAACGTTTGAATAAATTCTTAGAATCTGTAGATAATAGCCAGCTTAATCAACAAGTAATATCAACCATATTACCTAAAAAAGCTCAAGCTATAGCCGAAACTAAACACCAGCTAGCCCCAGCTAAATCAGATGCGAAACAACGAGCAAGTTCAGAACTCATAAATACAATTTCTGACTTGATTTCACAGTCAGTAGTTGAGTCAACTTTAAGTGAAACGTTGCCACAATTAACAGAACAACTCTCTCAAGTCAGGCAGCAGAGCGAAGCAGTCAGAACTGCATTCGATGACCTCGAATCGGCGATTACTCAAGAGTTACAATCCCATGTAGAGAAAAGAGCTATCTTATCAATCTTTGATTATATTGAGCAATCGACTGTCTCTTCAGCATTAACTGAAACAGTATTAGAATTAACGCAACAACTTTCTCAATACAAAGAGGGACTTGTGTTACAGCTAAAGCTACATTTAAAGACCTGGATGCAGTGCTTGCGACTGAGTTGCAATCATATCTAG
- a CDS encoding cytidine deaminase, with the protein MPENDDKKTELINVASQLITTRFKPNYHEIGAAILTRSGQVFSAVHIEATVGRIAVCAEAIAIGMAATAGDTEIEMIVAVNRDGQVVSPCGMCRELIADYAPDAKVIVPGEAGSMLITINDLLPNKYHR; encoded by the coding sequence ATGCCAGAAAACGATGACAAAAAAACTGAGCTAATCAACGTAGCCAGCCAGCTTATTACAACTCGATTCAAGCCTAATTACCACGAAATTGGAGCAGCCATACTCACCCGCTCTGGTCAAGTCTTTTCTGCTGTACATATAGAGGCGACTGTGGGAAGAATTGCTGTGTGTGCCGAAGCAATTGCTATTGGTATGGCTGCTACTGCTGGAGACACAGAAATTGAAATGATTGTAGCAGTTAATAGAGATGGTCAGGTTGTATCGCCCTGCGGTATGTGTCGAGAGTTAATAGCGGATTATGCACCAGATGCCAAAGTAATAGTTCCAGGCGAAGCTGGTTCCATGCTTATTACTATTAATGACTTACTTCCCAATAAATATCACAGATAG
- the parA gene encoding ParA family partition ATPase, whose amino-acid sequence MKIAVLNQKGGSGKTTVSIHLAHAFSMRGYRVLLVDTDPQGSTRDWAAARNGEAPFSVIGLDRPILHKELPKLAQGYDFVFIDGAPRVSDLTRSAIMAVDFVLVPVQPSPLDVWAVHEVVELVQEATIYKPDLTAAFLINRKIVNTALGREVTEVLGEYPFPVLKAQISQRVAFAECLNIGSTVLEAAPKSAASDEVRAVVEEILAAKEEKNHGRS is encoded by the coding sequence ATGAAAATTGCAGTTTTGAACCAGAAGGGGGGCAGTGGCAAGACCACAGTATCTATCCATTTGGCTCATGCTTTTTCGATGAGAGGGTATCGAGTATTACTTGTTGATACTGACCCTCAAGGCTCGACCCGTGACTGGGCAGCAGCACGTAATGGTGAGGCTCCATTTAGCGTTATTGGTTTGGATCGTCCTATCTTGCATAAAGAATTGCCCAAACTAGCGCAGGGGTATGATTTTGTTTTCATTGATGGTGCGCCAAGAGTTTCTGACTTAACCAGATCAGCAATCATGGCAGTGGATTTTGTGCTGGTTCCTGTACAACCATCTCCTTTGGATGTGTGGGCGGTGCATGAGGTAGTAGAACTGGTACAAGAGGCCACTATATATAAGCCAGACCTAACAGCAGCATTTTTAATCAACAGAAAGATAGTGAACACTGCTCTTGGGCGAGAAGTAACTGAAGTTTTAGGAGAATACCCCTTTCCAGTGTTAAAAGCACAGATAAGTCAAAGGGTAGCATTTGCTGAGTGTTTGAACATTGGGAGTACTGTTTTGGAAGCTGCCCCGAAAAGTGCTGCCAGTGATGAAGTACGAGCTGTTGTTGAGGAGATATTAGCGGCGAAGGAGGAAAAGAATCATGGCAGAAGTTAA
- a CDS encoding plasmid mobilization protein produces the protein MQPDPRINLSNQLADTLTNRSVASDEKREVTITFRASYAEKARLEQRCSGVVQSDYIRARLFDYPLPHPKLVIPEVNRQAIYELKKIGNNLNQQTRAINEAVKIGSQPLTVEVKSYLKTLEELMELLEQTRQQITQPISSDDNGKLDKQVTRE, from the coding sequence ATGCAGCCAGACCCCCGTATCAACCTCAGTAATCAACTAGCTGACACATTAACCAATCGGTCAGTAGCATCAGATGAAAAGCGAGAAGTAACCATCACGTTTAGAGCTAGCTATGCCGAGAAAGCTAGATTAGAGCAGCGTTGCAGTGGAGTGGTGCAAAGTGACTATATAAGAGCGAGATTATTTGACTACCCTCTACCACATCCTAAATTAGTCATACCCGAAGTGAACCGACAGGCTATCTACGAGCTAAAGAAGATTGGTAACAACCTGAATCAGCAGACTAGGGCTATTAACGAAGCCGTGAAAATTGGTAGTCAACCGTTGACGGTGGAGGTGAAATCATATCTGAAAACTCTTGAAGAATTGATGGAACTCTTAGAACAAACTCGCCAACAAATTACCCAACCTATATCGAGTGATGATAATGGTAAGCTCGATAAGCAGGTAACTAGAGAGTAG